A genomic region of Zea mays cultivar B73 chromosome 6, Zm-B73-REFERENCE-NAM-5.0, whole genome shotgun sequence contains the following coding sequences:
- the LOC100275752 gene encoding uncharacterized protein LOC100275752, whose protein sequence is MNGTTGEPTSTETNKKQPTGEPTSTETNKKQPAGEPTSTETNKKQPAGEPTKLRPGGVSSAPPYESMLRSTMYERLRAQHPAEFEPASVFFTHDERSFIDRRKSLRVKAALVYEAVTGRHEDDDQMQSAKILLLALAKKCHSKMHPETAVVHGGGRGTGTAGETGGDAADETGWDDKMMRVLDGIFLVVGFLPKLNEAISSSNADRDSVDQSFRSRHMLEMVADVVKLENQLLWLQDLLDVAGHIEAVIKETVEQHDFRDVKKAMGREYKQEVTAQNLADVIHRFCWYYSPFATKKPAPDSPFKDVVANKEMAAKRTLLDCLHMSVVKPSSHGKGGSGGIGRPSRMPTARDLWRSGVRLQASENGRAEIEFAQPTLWLPALVYDFKLATVARNLLVLEYDEEQSKPITRYFQMMNEIVEDAADVRILRRAGVVRGGQEVHELIKNIDSRAMYPSVYMAMDREIDKVREYHDKRMASFFVRNRPGVIWASSVAAISMAAVVASMRKRG, encoded by the exons ATGAACGGAACCACCGGCGAACCGACCTCCACGGAGACTAACAAGAAGCAGCCGACCGGCGAACCGACCTCCACGGAGACTAACAAGAAGCAGCCGGCCGGCGAACCGACCTCCACGGAGACTAACAAGAAGCAGCCGGCCGGCGAACCGACCAAGCTACGCCCCGGTGGCGTGTCGTCGGCGCCACCGTACGAGTCGATGCTCAGGTCCACGATGTACGAGCGGTTACGCGCGCAGCACCCGGCGGAGTTCGAACCCGCGAGCGTCTTCTTCACGCACGATGAGCGGAGCTTCATCGACCGGCGCAAAAGCTTGCGGGTGAAGGCCGCGCTCGTCTACGAGGCCGTCACGGGCCGTCACGAAGACGACGACCAGATGCAGAGCGCCAAAATCCTACTCCTGGCTCTCGCCAAGAAATGCCACTCCAAAATGCACCCAGAAACCGCCGTCGTCCATGGTGGTGGTCGTGGTACTGGTACTG CTGGAGAAACGGGAGGAGATGCCGCCGACGAAACTGGCTGGGACGATAAGATGATGCGCGTGCTCGACGGCATCTTCCTCGTCGTCGGCTTCCTGCCAAAGCTCAACGAAGCGATCAGCAGCAGCAACGCCGACCGCGACTCCGTCGACCAGAGCTTCAGGTCGCGCCACATGCTCGAGATGGTCGCGGACGTGGTCAAGCTCGAGAACCAGCTACTCTGGCTGCAGGACCTGCTCGATGTGGCAGGCCACATCGAGGCCGTCATCAAGGAGACCGTCGAGCAACACGATTTCAGGGACGTCAAGAAAGCCATGGGACGCGAGTACAAGCAGGAGGTGACGGCGCAGAACCTCGCCGACGTCATCCACCGCTTCTGCTGGTACTACTCGCCCTTCGCCACCAAGAAGCCCGCCCCGGACAGCCCGTTCAAGGACGTCGTGGCCAACAAGGAGATGGCGGCGAAGCGCACGCTCCTGGACTGCCTGCACATGAGCGTGGTGAAGCCGTCGTCGCACGGCAAGGGCGGGAGCGGCGGCATCGGCAGGCCGTCTCGCATGCCGACGGCGAGGGATCTCTGGCGGTCCGGGGTCCGTCTCCAGGCCTCCGAGAACGGCCGCGCCGAGATCGAGTTCGCGCAGCCGACGCTGTGGCTGCCGGCCCTGGTGTACGACTTcaagctggccacggtggcccggAACCTCCTGGTGCTGGAGTACGACGAGGAGCAGAGCAAGCCGATCACGCGCTACTTCCAGATGATGAACGAGATCGTCGAGGACGCGGCCGACGTGCGGATCCTCCGCCGCGCCGGCGTGGTCCGCGGCGGGCAGGAGGTGCACGAGCTCATCAAGAACATCGACAGCCGTGCCATGTACCCGTCCGTGTACATGGCCATGGACCGGGAGATCGACAAGGTGAGAGAGTACCACGACAAGAGGATGGCCAGCTTCTTCGTCCGCAACCGCCCCGGCGTGATCTGGGCCTCGTCCGTGGCCGCCATCTCGATGGCGGCTGTCGTCGCCTCGATGAGGAAACGGGGCTAA
- the LOC100275752 gene encoding uncharacterized protein isoform X1, whose translation MNGTTGEPTSTETNKKQPTGEPTSTETNKKQPAGEPTSTETNKKQPAGEPTKLRPGGVSSAPPYESMLRSTMYERLRAQHPAEFEPASVFFTHDERSFIDRRKSLRVKAALVYEAVTGRHEDDDQMQSAKILLLALAKKCHSKMHPETAVVHGGGRGTGTASRSCVSLHLYSALHAAGETGGDAADETGWDDKMMRVLDGIFLVVGFLPKLNEAISSSNADRDSVDQSFRSRHMLEMVADVVKLENQLLWLQDLLDVAGHIEAVIKETVEQHDFRDVKKAMGREYKQEVTAQNLADVIHRFCWYYSPFATKKPAPDSPFKDVVANKEMAAKRTLLDCLHMSVVKPSSHGKGGSGGIGRPSRMPTARDLWRSGVRLQASENGRAEIEFAQPTLWLPALVYDFKLATVARNLLVLEYDEEQSKPITRYFQMMNEIVEDAADVRILRRAGVVRGGQEVHELIKNIDSRAMYPSVYMAMDREIDKVREYHDKRMASFFVRNRPGVIWASSVAAISMAAVVASMRKRG comes from the exons ATGAACGGAACCACCGGCGAACCGACCTCCACGGAGACTAACAAGAAGCAGCCGACCGGCGAACCGACCTCCACGGAGACTAACAAGAAGCAGCCGGCCGGCGAACCGACCTCCACGGAGACTAACAAGAAGCAGCCGGCCGGCGAACCGACCAAGCTACGCCCCGGTGGCGTGTCGTCGGCGCCACCGTACGAGTCGATGCTCAGGTCCACGATGTACGAGCGGTTACGCGCGCAGCACCCGGCGGAGTTCGAACCCGCGAGCGTCTTCTTCACGCACGATGAGCGGAGCTTCATCGACCGGCGCAAAAGCTTGCGGGTGAAGGCCGCGCTCGTCTACGAGGCCGTCACGGGCCGTCACGAAGACGACGACCAGATGCAGAGCGCCAAAATCCTACTCCTGGCTCTCGCCAAGAAATGCCACTCCAAAATGCACCCAGAAACCGCCGTCGTCCATGGTGGTGGTCGTGGTACTGGTACTG CTAGTCGATCGTGTGTATCTCTTCATCTCTACTCCGCCCTACACGCAGCTGGAGAAACGGGAGGAGATGCCGCCGACGAAACTGGCTGGGACGATAAGATGATGCGCGTGCTCGACGGCATCTTCCTCGTCGTCGGCTTCCTGCCAAAGCTCAACGAAGCGATCAGCAGCAGCAACGCCGACCGCGACTCCGTCGACCAGAGCTTCAGGTCGCGCCACATGCTCGAGATGGTCGCGGACGTGGTCAAGCTCGAGAACCAGCTACTCTGGCTGCAGGACCTGCTCGATGTGGCAGGCCACATCGAGGCCGTCATCAAGGAGACCGTCGAGCAACACGATTTCAGGGACGTCAAGAAAGCCATGGGACGCGAGTACAAGCAGGAGGTGACGGCGCAGAACCTCGCCGACGTCATCCACCGCTTCTGCTGGTACTACTCGCCCTTCGCCACCAAGAAGCCCGCCCCGGACAGCCCGTTCAAGGACGTCGTGGCCAACAAGGAGATGGCGGCGAAGCGCACGCTCCTGGACTGCCTGCACATGAGCGTGGTGAAGCCGTCGTCGCACGGCAAGGGCGGGAGCGGCGGCATCGGCAGGCCGTCTCGCATGCCGACGGCGAGGGATCTCTGGCGGTCCGGGGTCCGTCTCCAGGCCTCCGAGAACGGCCGCGCCGAGATCGAGTTCGCGCAGCCGACGCTGTGGCTGCCGGCCCTGGTGTACGACTTcaagctggccacggtggcccggAACCTCCTGGTGCTGGAGTACGACGAGGAGCAGAGCAAGCCGATCACGCGCTACTTCCAGATGATGAACGAGATCGTCGAGGACGCGGCCGACGTGCGGATCCTCCGCCGCGCCGGCGTGGTCCGCGGCGGGCAGGAGGTGCACGAGCTCATCAAGAACATCGACAGCCGTGCCATGTACCCGTCCGTGTACATGGCCATGGACCGGGAGATCGACAAGGTGAGAGAGTACCACGACAAGAGGATGGCCAGCTTCTTCGTCCGCAACCGCCCCGGCGTGATCTGGGCCTCGTCCGTGGCCGCCATCTCGATGGCGGCTGTCGTCGCCTCGATGAGGAAACGGGGCTAA